The Blastopirellula marina genomic sequence CGGGTACAACGGTGTTTCAGGGAATTGTAAGCAAAGATTACAAAAATATCGGGTGCGAAATCGTTTTACGGCACCTATTGGGCAGCAGACGCGTTGCCCGAAAGACGATTAAACCACATTGTGGTGTTAAATTCGTTATTACCGGTACTATTTGAGTCGTTCGGCACGATGCCGAGAAAGACACCGCCCAGGCATGAACTGCATCCTTTTTGAAGACCGTTCGGTTTCCAAACTGTATCCGATCGTCCTTGCGCGGCCGGCCTATGGGATTACGTGCGGTGGGTTTCGCCTGGCCGAACTGCTGGCCGAGAAGTTCGACGCCTGCCGCGGTGTCGTGCGGTACCATATCGACGCGCTTCAGGCTCAGTACTACCCACAACTCCACGAGACACCCCTCGTCGATGGCCAACCGACCCTGCTATTGAGTGCCAGTGTCGTGCCGCGCGTTCAGGTCCTGGACAAGCTCATCCAGTGGGTGAAATCCAATCAGCCCGGTATCGTGCTGCACGAAGGGCGTGTCATCGCGGCGCTGCTTCCGCCAGGGCATCGAATTCCGAACACCAGCAGTACTTACGACGAGTTCCTCGCGTTTGTCGATGCCTTGGCATCCAAGCCCGAGCTTTCGCCACGCGACGAATCGTTCGAATTGTTCGAGTACGCTCACGACGTCGTGCGGTTTAACGAAGAAATCATTCACGAAAACTTAGAATACCGCCTGCGGACCGGTGCCTATCGCGAGGTCCAGGATGGGCTGTATGCCGCCGGAGAGATCAGCCTGGCCGAGAACGTTTCGGTGGATGCATCCCACGGCCCGATCGTGGTGGAAGAAGGCGTAAGTATCGGTCCCTTCTGCTTTTTGCGAGGTCCAGCCTACCTCGGCCGCAACGTGAAGGTGATCGAGCATTCGGCCATTAAAGATGCCGTTTCGCTCGGGCATACCACAAAAATTGGCGGAGAAGTAGAAGCAACCGTCATAGAACCGTTTTCCAACAAGCAGCACCACGGTTTCCTTGGACACAGTTATTTGGGAAGCTGGATCAACCTGGGAGCCGGGACCTCGAACAGCGACCTGAAGAATACCTACGGAACCGTCAACATGGACTATCCGTTTGGTCGCGTCGCCACGAAAATGCAATTCGTGGGGTCGATTTTTGGGGACTACTCAAAGACGGCTATCAATACGGGTATATTTACCGGTAAGACAATAGGCGTCTGCAGTATGTTATACGGCTTCGTCACGACCAACGTGCCCAGCTTCGTAAACTATGCACGCTTGTTCGGTCAGGTCACCGAGCTTCCGCCCGAGGTCATGATTTCGACCCAACAAAGAATGTTCCAGCGGCGTAATGTCACTCAGACGCCGTGCGACATTCAACTGATACACGATATGTACCTGCTCACTCAGGAAGAACGTCAACTGACCGGTGAGCCCCTCGTTTTTTAGAACTTGCCCCATGCTTTCCGATTTTTACAAGCCCGG encodes the following:
- a CDS encoding putative sugar nucleotidyl transferase produces the protein MNCILFEDRSVSKLYPIVLARPAYGITCGGFRLAELLAEKFDACRGVVRYHIDALQAQYYPQLHETPLVDGQPTLLLSASVVPRVQVLDKLIQWVKSNQPGIVLHEGRVIAALLPPGHRIPNTSSTYDEFLAFVDALASKPELSPRDESFELFEYAHDVVRFNEEIIHENLEYRLRTGAYREVQDGLYAAGEISLAENVSVDASHGPIVVEEGVSIGPFCFLRGPAYLGRNVKVIEHSAIKDAVSLGHTTKIGGEVEATVIEPFSNKQHHGFLGHSYLGSWINLGAGTSNSDLKNTYGTVNMDYPFGRVATKMQFVGSIFGDYSKTAINTGIFTGKTIGVCSMLYGFVTTNVPSFVNYARLFGQVTELPPEVMISTQQRMFQRRNVTQTPCDIQLIHDMYLLTQEERQLTGEPLVF